From the genome of Streptomyces sp. NBC_00659, one region includes:
- a CDS encoding DUF6193 family natural product biosynthesis protein yields the protein MTIDGMDGERDREWRAALGAWRPPHKAGDWASPAMWRLLQLAVDEPVLRALFPWTSMNELHVSTTGDFRDYRSESFPAISASASGFVVMAHPWGLEHVVLETSDPVAALACMVRLMEDRLPAP from the coding sequence ATGACGATCGATGGCATGGACGGCGAGCGCGATCGGGAATGGCGGGCGGCTCTGGGCGCCTGGCGGCCGCCGCATAAGGCAGGTGACTGGGCCAGTCCGGCGATGTGGCGGTTGCTGCAGCTGGCGGTGGACGAGCCGGTCTTGCGAGCCTTGTTTCCGTGGACGAGCATGAACGAGCTGCATGTATCGACGACGGGCGACTTCCGCGACTATCGCAGCGAGTCGTTTCCGGCCATCTCGGCGTCGGCCAGCGGCTTTGTGGTGATGGCGCATCCGTGGGGTCTTGAACACGTCGTGCTGGAGACCTCGGATCCTGTGGCAGCGCTGGCGTGCATGGTGCGCCTGATGGAGGACCGGCTGCCTGCTCCCTGA
- a CDS encoding VOC family protein, which translates to MTSRFTELVVDCQDPERLAAFWCEVLDFKVIDRSQGKVEIGSWVPTAEDVRARQMPPTLLFIQVPEGKVVKNRLHLDVSPIDGSTEEEVTRLLGLGATKADVDQGPDRNWVVMADPEGNEFDVVRTLAPQN; encoded by the coding sequence ATGACAAGCAGGTTCACCGAGTTGGTCGTCGACTGCCAAGACCCGGAGAGGCTCGCGGCGTTCTGGTGCGAGGTCCTGGACTTCAAGGTGATCGACCGGAGCCAGGGCAAGGTGGAGATCGGCTCCTGGGTGCCGACCGCCGAGGACGTTCGGGCCCGCCAGATGCCGCCCACCCTGCTGTTCATCCAGGTACCCGAGGGCAAGGTCGTGAAGAACCGGCTTCATCTCGACGTCAGCCCGATCGACGGCAGCACCGAGGAAGAGGTGACCAGATTGCTCGGCCTCGGTGCCACCAAGGCGGACGTGGACCAAGGCCCGGACCGGAACTGGGTGGTCATGGCGGACCCGGAGGGCAACGAGTTCGACGTCGTACGCACCCTGGCACCGCAGAACTAG
- a CDS encoding RRQRL motif-containing zinc-binding protein: protein MGALPVFRWRLAPDGYATRRQLRARGLRPGGQAVAAQLERPRRRRGPLVAYLYRIDLARPVRPMTAGKRAALAKANTARRICPQCRRDAGYVIPPSLGACVPCAYPDDQRAA, encoded by the coding sequence ATGGGTGCGCTGCCGGTGTTCCGGTGGCGCCTCGCCCCGGACGGCTACGCCACCCGCCGCCAACTCAGGGCCCGCGGCCTGCGCCCCGGCGGCCAGGCCGTGGCTGCTCAGCTCGAACGGCCGCGCCGCCGCCGCGGGCCGCTGGTCGCCTACCTCTACCGGATCGACCTCGCCCGGCCGGTGCGACCGATGACGGCCGGGAAGCGGGCGGCGCTGGCCAAGGCCAACACCGCCCGCCGCATCTGCCCGCAGTGCCGCCGCGATGCCGGATACGTCATCCCGCCCTCGCTCGGGGCCTGCGTGCCCTGCGCCTACCCCGACGACCAGCGCGCCGCCTGA
- a CDS encoding bifunctional DNA primase/polymerase, with product MSTHLRTALSLAAQGVPTLPLREGKVPFGNCPACAKNICGGRPNMKTPGPCICPRPCHGWAAAATDPNVVNAPTWVRAWREAAGVAYHPGGAGLTVVDLDNAEAIAWARASLPATRIVPTTRGEHWLYRGAMQSANAVRPGADIKSSMQYARWLGPGTGTITALPDAVQALIVKEPTTVRPVPVTVPAMGGECPHRTPTYLDRGIAMAEQRITEARDAVHATVYRTFLAVLSTHGRCGCLTEAHTARLFTAAQAKGESPRHCTDAWTNALTTLGLSHG from the coding sequence ATGAGTACGCATCTGCGCACCGCGCTCAGCCTCGCGGCCCAAGGCGTGCCCACGCTGCCGCTGCGCGAGGGCAAGGTGCCGTTCGGGAACTGTCCGGCCTGCGCCAAGAACATCTGTGGCGGTCGGCCGAACATGAAAACTCCCGGCCCCTGCATCTGCCCGCGACCGTGCCACGGTTGGGCCGCCGCCGCCACCGACCCGAACGTCGTCAACGCACCGACGTGGGTGCGGGCGTGGCGGGAAGCGGCGGGCGTGGCTTATCACCCCGGCGGCGCCGGCCTCACGGTCGTGGACCTCGACAACGCGGAAGCCATCGCATGGGCCCGTGCGAGTCTGCCCGCCACCCGGATCGTGCCGACGACTCGGGGTGAGCACTGGCTTTACCGGGGGGCCATGCAGTCCGCCAACGCCGTACGGCCCGGCGCGGACATCAAGTCGTCCATGCAGTACGCGCGCTGGCTCGGTCCCGGCACTGGCACCATCACGGCCTTGCCGGACGCCGTCCAAGCGCTGATCGTGAAGGAACCCACCACGGTTCGACCGGTGCCCGTCACGGTGCCCGCGATGGGCGGGGAATGCCCTCACCGCACGCCCACCTATCTGGACCGTGGGATCGCCATGGCAGAGCAGCGCATCACGGAGGCCCGGGATGCGGTGCACGCCACCGTCTACCGGACGTTCCTGGCCGTGCTGTCCACGCACGGCCGGTGCGGCTGCCTGACCGAGGCGCACACCGCGCGGCTGTTCACCGCAGCGCAGGCCAAGGGCGAATCGCCCCGGCACTGCACTGACGCGTGGACCAACGCCCTGACCACGTTGGGACTGAGCCATGGCTGA
- a CDS encoding SAM-dependent methyltransferase produces the protein MTQPTDIRRVRGRRPRLLDLFCCQGGAGKGYADAGFDLTGVDKDPQPRYPFPFIQGDAIAYVLAHGAEFDFIHASPPCQFDSDCQRIQGNDHPDLIAPTRAALEAIGRPWVIENVGGAVPKLNAPVMLCGRMFGLDNYRHRFFETGGGFTLTQPDHAVHTVPQAKLGRPVPPGHYGQFVGNFSGVQAARDVLGVPWMNRDGIRECIPPAYAEHIGRAVLASLAPALGVAA, from the coding sequence ATGACGCAACCGACCGACATCCGACGAGTGCGCGGCCGACGGCCCCGCTTACTGGATCTGTTCTGCTGCCAGGGCGGCGCGGGCAAGGGCTACGCGGACGCCGGGTTCGACCTGACGGGCGTCGACAAGGACCCGCAGCCCCGCTACCCGTTCCCGTTCATCCAGGGCGACGCCATCGCCTACGTCCTCGCCCACGGCGCGGAATTCGACTTCATCCACGCCTCCCCGCCGTGCCAGTTCGACAGTGACTGTCAGCGGATCCAGGGCAACGACCACCCCGACCTCATCGCGCCCACCCGTGCAGCGCTGGAGGCTATCGGGCGCCCGTGGGTGATCGAGAACGTGGGCGGCGCCGTCCCCAAACTGAACGCCCCGGTGATGCTCTGCGGCCGGATGTTCGGGCTGGACAACTACCGCCACCGCTTCTTCGAGACCGGCGGCGGCTTCACCCTCACCCAGCCTGACCATGCCGTGCACACGGTTCCGCAGGCGAAGCTGGGCCGACCCGTCCCGCCCGGTCACTACGGGCAGTTCGTCGGCAACTTCTCCGGAGTCCAGGCCGCCCGCGACGTGCTCGGGGTGCCGTGGATGAACCGGGACGGCATCCGCGAGTGCATCCCGCCCGCCTACGCCGAACACATCGGACGCGCCGTCCTCGCCTCCCTCGCCCCGGCCCTGGGGGTGGCGGCATGA
- a CDS encoding pentapeptide repeat-containing protein — translation MAPVALIAAGALGWSIYHYAYDHFAQAAADQKPPKPVNINDVLKATVTALTLVGAVLAGLYAYRKQLLAEGDAHRADASQLAERYTTAAEQLGHDQAAVRLAGVYALARLADDWAEQRQVCIDVLCAYLRMPYEPDPTGPGHKAGEREVRQTIIRVIRDHLQEPDAATTWCMHDFNFTGAVFDGGNFATSHFRGAVSFSGAIFGGGTLSFRRATFSGGTVTFDRATFSGGTVDFDQAMFSGGTVAFDRATFSDGIVTFIQATFSGSTITFDRATFSSGIVTFIQATFSGGTITFDRATFSGGIVTFIQATFSGGTITFNRGTFSGGTVTFNQATFSGSTITFNRARFSGGTITFDRATFSDGTVDFTHATFSGGTITFDRATFSDGTVDFTHATFSGGTITFDHATFSDGTVDFTHATFSGGTVDFTGATPSGGTVDFTRATFSGTVFRWGSLPVPVGA, via the coding sequence GTGGCGCCCGTGGCATTGATAGCCGCGGGTGCCCTCGGCTGGAGCATCTACCACTACGCCTACGACCACTTCGCGCAGGCGGCCGCCGACCAGAAGCCGCCCAAGCCGGTCAACATCAATGACGTCCTCAAAGCCACCGTTACCGCCCTGACTCTGGTCGGTGCTGTCCTCGCCGGTCTCTACGCCTACCGCAAACAGCTCCTCGCCGAGGGCGACGCACACCGGGCAGACGCAAGCCAACTCGCAGAGCGCTACACCACCGCCGCCGAACAGCTCGGCCACGACCAAGCCGCCGTCCGCCTCGCCGGCGTCTACGCCCTCGCCCGCCTCGCCGACGACTGGGCAGAGCAACGCCAGGTGTGCATCGACGTCCTGTGCGCCTACCTCCGCATGCCGTATGAACCTGACCCGACAGGCCCCGGCCACAAGGCCGGTGAGCGGGAAGTCCGGCAGACCATCATCCGCGTCATCCGCGACCACCTGCAGGAACCCGACGCCGCCACCACCTGGTGCATGCATGACTTCAATTTCACCGGCGCTGTCTTCGACGGGGGCAACTTCGCAACGAGCCACTTTCGAGGAGCGGTCTCCTTCTCCGGTGCGATATTCGGCGGCGGCACCCTCTCATTCCGCCGTGCGACGTTCAGCGGCGGCACCGTCACCTTCGACCGCGCGACGTTCAGCGGCGGCACAGTCGACTTCGACCAAGCGATGTTCAGCGGCGGCACCGTCGCCTTCGACCGCGCGACGTTCAGCGACGGCATCGTCACCTTCATCCAGGCAACGTTCAGCGGCAGCACCATCACCTTCGACCGCGCGACGTTCAGCAGCGGCATCGTCACCTTCATCCAGGCAACGTTCAGCGGCGGCACCATCACCTTCGACCGCGCGACGTTCAGCGGCGGCATCGTCACCTTCATCCAGGCAACGTTCAGCGGCGGCACCATCACCTTCAACCGCGGGACGTTCAGCGGCGGCACCGTCACCTTCAACCAGGCAACGTTCAGCGGCAGCACCATCACCTTCAACCGCGCGAGGTTCAGCGGCGGCACCATCACCTTCGACCGCGCGACGTTCAGCGACGGCACCGTCGACTTCACCCATGCGACTTTCAGCGGCGGCACCATCACCTTCGACCGCGCGACGTTCAGCGACGGCACCGTCGACTTCACCCATGCGACTTTCAGCGGCGGCACCATCACCTTCGACCACGCGACGTTCAGCGACGGCACCGTCGACTTCACCCATGCGACGTTCAGCGGCGGCACCGTCGACTTCACTGGTGCGACGCCCAGCGGCGGCACAGTCGACTTCACCCGTGCGACGTTCAGCGGCACCGTGTTTAGGTGGGGTTCTCTCCCTGTACCGGTGGGCGCCTAA
- a CDS encoding sigma factor-like helix-turn-helix DNA-binding protein, whose protein sequence is MHDDMKRVTEIAEPVDRAKAAIDLMATYQGWVLELSRVRREAIEEAQASGMTQAEIATKLGVSRGRVGQLASAGPPPERAFFGTGRVTVSLGGKYEAGKGPDQNPSEVVTREDLDNFEHLRKLLGGMKLEAEYEVIPTTGIVNLNRDNHVVVCGPRLSPIVAQVLEGDDNLRFEKDRAWHLLDRKAGKEYRSPLDEDGSPGDFGYLGRLPRLDGRGTFLYIAGVHAIGANGVVHYLENNLAELYREVRTKRFSTLISCRYDPDTLTVLESRRVTPLYRHEG, encoded by the coding sequence GTGCACGACGACATGAAGCGAGTCACGGAAATCGCGGAACCGGTCGACAGGGCCAAAGCTGCAATCGACCTGATGGCGACGTATCAGGGTTGGGTTTTGGAGCTGTCCCGGGTTCGGCGTGAAGCCATCGAGGAAGCCCAGGCTTCGGGCATGACTCAGGCTGAGATCGCCACGAAACTCGGGGTCAGTCGCGGGCGTGTTGGTCAGCTAGCCTCTGCCGGCCCGCCCCCCGAGCGTGCGTTCTTCGGCACGGGGCGGGTGACGGTCTCGCTTGGTGGCAAATACGAAGCCGGCAAAGGACCCGACCAGAACCCCAGCGAGGTTGTGACCAGGGAAGACCTCGACAACTTCGAGCACCTGCGCAAGCTGCTGGGTGGCATGAAGCTGGAAGCCGAGTACGAGGTGATCCCGACGACGGGAATCGTCAATCTCAACAGGGACAACCACGTCGTGGTCTGCGGCCCGCGACTGTCGCCCATCGTGGCCCAGGTGCTTGAGGGCGACGACAACCTGCGGTTTGAGAAGGATCGCGCGTGGCACCTGCTCGACCGGAAGGCAGGAAAGGAGTACCGCTCGCCCCTGGACGAGGACGGCTCGCCGGGCGACTTCGGCTATCTGGGGCGACTCCCCCGACTGGACGGGCGGGGCACGTTCCTCTACATCGCAGGCGTCCACGCCATCGGCGCGAACGGTGTCGTGCACTACCTGGAAAACAACCTCGCTGAGCTGTATAGGGAGGTTCGGACCAAGCGGTTCTCGACGCTCATCTCCTGCCGTTACGACCCTGACACGCTCACCGTGCTGGAGAGCCGCCGCGTCACGCCGTTGTACCGACATGAGGGATGA
- a CDS encoding calcium-binding protein gives MFSRRHSVLPKVLVLAAATAAVSAAVVAPASAATTTSATAASTGQKLFYTAAAGQTNHLKISWALGATDPDSQLADFIYTFDDSVKISLGAGCVRPASGDTTQAVCTVTEPNTSGSDLDTLIVNLGDGNDTATVDPDNSGYSRIYGGSGNDSLTGHGSDVLYGQDGNDHLYGGGGVYGEGAFGGAGNDVLGSCGYTCHGGAGNDVLSGGVSEADGSYRDYDNSLFGDDGNDIVYGNAGADHIEGGRGNDRLEGGVGNDRIYGNSGNDLIHGGSGTDTLSGGPGTDRVYQN, from the coding sequence ATGTTCAGTCGCCGTCATTCCGTCCTTCCGAAAGTGCTGGTGCTGGCCGCCGCCACGGCCGCCGTCTCCGCAGCGGTCGTGGCCCCTGCGAGCGCCGCGACCACCACGAGCGCCACCGCCGCCTCCACCGGCCAGAAGCTCTTCTACACGGCGGCCGCCGGCCAGACGAACCACCTGAAGATCTCCTGGGCGCTCGGCGCGACCGACCCTGACTCCCAACTCGCCGACTTCATCTACACGTTCGACGACAGCGTGAAGATCTCCCTCGGCGCCGGCTGTGTCCGTCCCGCATCGGGCGACACCACCCAGGCGGTCTGCACGGTCACCGAGCCGAACACCTCGGGTTCCGACCTCGACACCCTGATCGTCAACCTGGGGGACGGCAACGACACCGCGACGGTCGACCCCGACAACAGCGGCTACTCCCGCATCTACGGCGGGTCCGGCAATGACTCCCTGACCGGCCACGGCAGCGACGTCCTCTACGGCCAGGACGGCAACGACCACCTGTACGGGGGCGGCGGCGTCTACGGCGAGGGCGCCTTCGGCGGCGCGGGCAACGACGTCCTCGGCTCCTGCGGCTACACCTGCCACGGCGGTGCGGGCAACGACGTGCTGAGCGGCGGGGTGAGCGAGGCCGACGGCAGCTACCGGGACTACGACAACAGCCTGTTCGGCGACGACGGCAACGACATCGTCTACGGCAACGCGGGCGCCGACCACATCGAGGGCGGCCGCGGCAACGACCGCCTCGAGGGCGGCGTCGGCAACGACAGGATCTATGGCAACAGCGGCAACGACCTCATCCACGGAGGCTCCGGCACGGACACCCTTTCCGGCGGTCCGGGCACCGACCGGGTCTACCAGAACTGA
- a CDS encoding DUF6284 family protein, which produces MSPIVTVQEAVTAFADFMEPTDAELDAIDLEMPAILADVDLLDAQIIALNHTPNELDSRRTRRAFGRVLIARRELANRAAATDTAGGAA; this is translated from the coding sequence ATGAGTCCCATCGTCACTGTTCAGGAAGCTGTTACCGCGTTCGCCGACTTCATGGAGCCGACGGACGCGGAGCTGGACGCGATCGACCTGGAGATGCCCGCGATCCTGGCGGACGTCGACCTGCTCGACGCGCAGATCATCGCTCTCAACCACACGCCGAACGAGCTGGACAGCAGGCGTACCCGCCGCGCGTTCGGACGAGTGCTGATCGCCCGCCGTGAGCTGGCCAACCGCGCCGCCGCCACCGACACGGCGGGTGGTGCGGCGTGA
- a CDS encoding ATP-binding protein, with protein sequence MSDNVVHLHKDTNPEPANVTTLTVVPEPAPAPPVPLWVRSGRAIRTAVTHETTRTTARAIARHTLYVAGGARIAAKRTWDGRTASRYERMFRAAEAAGNHEVAAEWEERGQHFREARHRRRMDLLHSPVDAAKGVAVSAGMGVGSLVALGIVMAVATKDVTQVVTPLMATIEFINLIITIVQVVWGPALAIGPFLALLALWAVGSRQQAAPAWALPANVRDSEGEPITPSIVIKALRDLGVPALRNAIKDMGDAGASMLGPIRIAGCGVEVDVTLPSGVSTIEVQNRRRKLAENLTRHEHEVFITIPQAARTVRLWVADSGALDEPIGPSPLVTDETMTADYAKGRAPWGEDLRGDAAALSVYQRHLLITGLSNQGKTAALRALALWVALDRSVEFWVGDLKGVGDWAMFEGLATRFIQGPTDDHVIQVTMMLEDAVEEMNRRLMAPPGTQFPALIVNVDEAQVAFMCPLKDEDKRPYGGSSSNSRYFMAARKIHNQGRAVNVLLWQGTQDPTDQNLPKLVREGAHTRASLALGTESQSRMALGDKAVNGGAAPHLLRPGLDKGTLVVASDGIQAPAGQSSITVRTHYISTEEAHAIADRAKALRDGVTTLTVIERGEDRDPLADILAALGDAPRVRTKDVLKRLATLNEQAYGGWSFLDLKRVLDDAGAEPYKSDGVMVVSRDRVAQALANRDADGSASADG encoded by the coding sequence ATGAGCGACAACGTCGTTCACCTGCACAAAGACACCAACCCCGAGCCCGCCAACGTGACCACGCTGACCGTGGTCCCCGAACCGGCACCCGCGCCGCCCGTCCCGCTGTGGGTCCGCTCCGGCCGCGCCATCCGCACCGCCGTCACGCACGAGACCACCAGGACGACCGCCCGCGCCATCGCCCGCCACACCCTGTACGTCGCTGGCGGGGCGAGGATCGCGGCGAAGCGGACGTGGGACGGGCGGACCGCCTCCCGCTACGAGCGGATGTTCCGGGCGGCCGAAGCCGCCGGGAACCACGAGGTGGCGGCGGAGTGGGAGGAGCGCGGGCAGCACTTCCGCGAGGCCCGCCACCGCCGCCGCATGGACCTCCTCCACTCGCCCGTGGACGCCGCCAAGGGCGTAGCCGTGAGCGCGGGCATGGGCGTCGGGTCGCTGGTCGCCCTCGGGATCGTGATGGCCGTCGCGACGAAGGACGTCACGCAGGTCGTCACCCCGTTGATGGCCACGATCGAGTTCATCAACCTGATCATCACCATCGTGCAGGTGGTGTGGGGCCCTGCCCTCGCGATCGGCCCGTTCCTGGCCCTGCTGGCCTTATGGGCGGTGGGCAGCAGGCAGCAGGCCGCGCCCGCGTGGGCGCTCCCGGCGAATGTCCGCGACAGCGAGGGTGAGCCCATCACGCCGTCGATCGTGATCAAGGCCCTGCGCGACCTGGGCGTGCCTGCGCTGCGCAACGCGATTAAGGACATGGGGGACGCGGGCGCGTCGATGCTCGGTCCGATCCGGATCGCCGGATGCGGCGTCGAGGTCGACGTGACGTTGCCGTCCGGGGTGTCCACGATCGAGGTGCAGAACCGCCGGCGGAAGCTCGCGGAGAACCTGACCCGGCACGAGCACGAGGTGTTCATCACCATCCCGCAGGCCGCCCGCACGGTCCGCCTGTGGGTCGCCGACTCGGGGGCGCTGGACGAGCCGATCGGCCCGTCGCCGCTGGTCACCGACGAGACCATGACCGCCGACTACGCCAAGGGCCGCGCCCCCTGGGGCGAGGACCTGCGGGGCGACGCGGCGGCCCTGTCCGTCTACCAGCGGCACCTTCTGATCACGGGTCTGTCCAACCAGGGCAAGACCGCCGCACTGCGAGCGCTGGCCCTGTGGGTCGCACTGGACCGGTCGGTGGAGTTCTGGGTCGGTGACCTCAAGGGCGTGGGCGACTGGGCCATGTTCGAAGGGCTCGCCACCCGCTTCATCCAGGGCCCGACCGACGACCACGTCATCCAGGTCACGATGATGCTGGAAGACGCGGTGGAGGAGATGAACCGGCGTCTGATGGCTCCGCCCGGAACGCAGTTCCCCGCCCTGATCGTGAACGTGGACGAGGCTCAGGTCGCGTTCATGTGCCCGCTCAAGGACGAGGACAAGCGCCCCTACGGCGGATCGTCGTCCAACTCCCGCTACTTCATGGCCGCCCGCAAGATTCACAACCAGGGCCGCGCGGTCAACGTGCTGCTCTGGCAGGGCACGCAGGACCCGACCGACCAGAACCTTCCCAAGCTGGTCCGCGAGGGAGCCCACACCCGCGCCTCCCTCGCACTCGGCACCGAGTCCCAGTCCCGCATGGCACTCGGCGACAAGGCCGTGAACGGCGGCGCCGCCCCGCACCTGCTGCGCCCCGGACTCGACAAGGGAACCCTGGTCGTCGCGTCCGACGGCATCCAGGCCCCGGCCGGGCAGTCGTCCATCACGGTCCGAACGCACTACATCAGCACCGAGGAAGCACACGCGATCGCCGACCGTGCCAAGGCACTGCGCGACGGGGTCACCACCCTGACCGTCATCGAGCGGGGCGAGGACCGCGACCCGCTCGCCGACATCCTCGCCGCCCTCGGCGACGCGCCCCGGGTCCGCACCAAGGACGTCCTCAAGCGGCTCGCCACGCTGAACGAGCAGGCATACGGCGGCTGGTCGTTCCTGGACCTCAAGCGCGTCCTGGACGACGCTGGCGCGGAGCCCTACAAGTCCGACGGCGTCATGGTCGTCAGCCGCGACCGCGTCGCCCAAGCGCTCGCCAACCGCGACGCGGACGGTTCCGCTTCCGCCGACGGATGA
- a CDS encoding protein spdB — MKAKTALPAVAMTAVSMVLTLAVVMMWLGSAMPWPVALVVGLGIDGGWLATLAYDRRLAAQGDHNRAVTGIGWTFGLIAAGVLVAHALTAEESTGAWLAVAWLPIAAKALWLVHGLWERTALTPNALGAIRGIQQEARDEAAVARARLRAEATTEETRLTAVTQAGARVARVQAKTAQILSRAWSTLETAREGEDTGRALTSVTHRVTPDVAPRWALPVWGPTEPVSVFTLAPALTDAELDALVDEIRNSETPALSYREMSSRFRAAGHSASEVRLRAAWKRVA, encoded by the coding sequence GTGAAGGCCAAGACCGCTCTTCCCGCCGTCGCGATGACGGCCGTGTCCATGGTGCTGACTCTGGCCGTAGTCATGATGTGGCTGGGATCGGCGATGCCGTGGCCGGTCGCCCTGGTCGTAGGTCTCGGCATCGACGGGGGATGGCTCGCCACCCTCGCCTACGATCGCCGCCTCGCCGCTCAGGGTGACCACAACCGCGCTGTCACCGGGATCGGTTGGACCTTCGGACTCATCGCGGCCGGTGTCCTCGTAGCGCACGCACTCACCGCCGAGGAGTCCACCGGCGCGTGGCTTGCCGTGGCCTGGCTCCCGATCGCCGCCAAAGCTCTGTGGCTGGTGCACGGGCTGTGGGAGCGAACGGCGCTCACGCCGAACGCGCTGGGAGCGATCAGGGGCATCCAGCAGGAAGCGCGCGACGAGGCGGCCGTGGCCCGCGCCCGACTTCGGGCCGAAGCCACCACGGAGGAGACCCGGTTGACGGCCGTGACGCAGGCTGGCGCCCGCGTCGCCCGAGTCCAGGCCAAGACCGCACAGATCCTCTCCCGGGCCTGGTCGACCCTGGAAACGGCACGGGAGGGCGAGGACACCGGACGGGCGCTGACCAGCGTGACGCACCGCGTCACACCGGACGTCGCACCCCGCTGGGCACTGCCCGTCTGGGGACCCACGGAGCCCGTCTCCGTCTTCACGCTGGCGCCCGCTCTCACCGACGCTGAGCTTGACGCTCTGGTCGATGAGATCCGCAACAGCGAGACGCCGGCCCTGTCCTACCGCGAGATGTCCTCCCGCTTCCGGGCGGCCGGTCACTCCGCCTCCGAGGTTCGCCTCCGCGCGGCGTGGAAGCGCGTGGCGTGA